The Parabacteroides sp. AD58 genome includes a window with the following:
- a CDS encoding PglZ domain-containing protein encodes MAMKKDKVLWADDEIDLLKPHMMFLQEKGYEVTPVVSGQDAIDCCREQSFDIIFLDENMPGLTGLETLSQIKEIAPNTPVVMVTKSEEESIMNQAIGNKIADYLIKPVNPNQLLLSIKKNVHKNVIISQTTTEGYQQEFAKIGMQINDSLTTDDWMEVYKKLIYWELELESSQVTMKDMLLMQKEEANNAFGKFVKRNYVDWINNPAERPLMSPDLFKKKIFPLLDEGEKVFFILIDNFRMDQWRVVKDLLAEFYTFDESLYYSILPTATQYARNAIFSGLMPAQIEKMFPDLWVDEESEEGKNLNEAPLIQTQIDRFRKKYTFSYNKVHDSQYGEKLLGMIPSLLKNQLNVVVLNFVDMLSHARTESKMIRELAQSEAAYRSLTRSWFQHSTTLELFKRIAKSGYKVIVTTDHGTIRVDTPVKVIGDRNTNTNLRYKVGKNLNYNPKEVFEIRDPEKVGLPSPNLSSKYIFALNENFFAYPNNYNYYVSYYKNTFQHGGISMEEMLIPFITMMPKI; translated from the coding sequence ATCGCAATGAAGAAAGACAAAGTTTTATGGGCAGATGATGAGATTGATTTGCTGAAGCCTCACATGATGTTTCTGCAGGAAAAAGGATATGAAGTAACGCCGGTAGTCAGCGGACAAGATGCTATCGACTGTTGTCGGGAGCAAAGTTTTGATATTATTTTCCTCGACGAGAATATGCCTGGTCTCACTGGCTTGGAAACTTTGTCACAAATCAAGGAAATAGCTCCGAATACGCCGGTAGTAATGGTAACGAAAAGCGAGGAAGAAAGCATTATGAACCAGGCTATCGGCAATAAGATTGCGGATTATCTGATCAAACCCGTTAATCCGAATCAATTATTACTGTCGATCAAGAAGAATGTGCATAAGAATGTCATTATCTCGCAGACGACTACTGAAGGTTATCAGCAGGAGTTTGCCAAGATTGGTATGCAGATTAATGATTCGTTGACGACCGACGACTGGATGGAAGTGTATAAGAAGCTTATCTATTGGGAACTGGAACTGGAAAGCAGTCAGGTAACCATGAAAGATATGTTGTTGATGCAAAAGGAAGAAGCCAACAATGCTTTCGGTAAGTTTGTCAAACGAAACTATGTAGACTGGATAAACAATCCGGCCGAACGTCCGTTGATGAGTCCGGATTTATTCAAGAAGAAGATTTTCCCTTTGCTTGACGAAGGAGAGAAAGTATTCTTTATCCTGATTGATAATTTCCGGATGGATCAGTGGCGTGTCGTGAAAGATTTACTGGCTGAATTCTATACTTTCGATGAGAGTTTGTATTACAGTATCTTGCCGACGGCGACCCAATATGCCCGGAATGCGATCTTTTCCGGATTAATGCCGGCACAGATCGAGAAGATGTTTCCGGATTTATGGGTAGACGAAGAAAGCGAAGAAGGCAAGAACCTGAATGAAGCGCCTTTGATTCAGACACAGATTGACCGTTTCCGAAAGAAATATACGTTCTCTTATAATAAAGTTCACGATTCGCAGTACGGAGAAAAGCTGTTGGGAATGATTCCTTCGTTGTTGAAAAATCAGTTGAATGTAGTTGTATTGAACTTTGTCGATATGCTTTCTCATGCACGAACTGAAAGCAAGATGATACGCGAGCTGGCTCAAAGTGAAGCCGCTTACCGGAGTTTAACTCGTTCCTGGTTTCAGCATTCTACCACTTTGGAACTGTTTAAGCGTATAGCCAAGTCGGGATATAAAGTGATTGTTACGACCGACCATGGAACAATCCGGGTAGATACGCCGGTGAAAGTAATCGGTGACCGGAATACCAATACCAATTTGCGGTATAAGGTTGGAAAGAACCTGAACTATAATCCGAAAGAAGTCTTTGAGATCCGGGATCCGGAAAAGGTAGGTTTGCCTTCTCCGAATTTGAGCAGCAAATACATCTTTGCCTTGAATGAGAATTTCTTCGCTTATCCCAACAACTACAACTATTATGTGTCGTATTATAAGAATACGTTCCAGCATGGTGGTATTTCCATGGAAGAAATGCTCATTCCGTTTATTACGATGATGCCTAAGATTTGA
- the tsaE gene encoding tRNA (adenosine(37)-N6)-threonylcarbamoyltransferase complex ATPase subunit type 1 TsaE, which translates to MKTIQITSLDTIHEAAKEFIANMDDRTVFAFHGKMGAGKTTFIKALCEELGVEDVINSPTFAIINEYRSETTGELIYHFDFYRINKLSEAEDIGTEDYFYSGALCFIEWPEKVEDLLPGDVVDVTITENPDGSRTVEVN; encoded by the coding sequence ATGAAAACGATTCAGATTACAAGTTTAGATACGATTCATGAAGCGGCAAAAGAGTTCATTGCCAATATGGACGACCGTACGGTTTTTGCCTTTCATGGGAAAATGGGAGCCGGAAAGACAACCTTTATCAAGGCTCTGTGTGAAGAATTGGGCGTTGAAGATGTCATCAACAGTCCGACTTTCGCCATCATCAACGAATATCGTTCGGAAACAACGGGCGAACTGATCTACCATTTCGATTTCTATCGTATTAACAAGTTGAGCGAAGCTGAAGATATCGGTACAGAAGATTATTTCTACAGTGGAGCGCTTTGCTTTATCGAATGGCCGGAAAAGGTAGAAGATCTGTTGCCGGGAGATGTAGTGGATGTAACGATTACAGAGAATCCGGATGGCTCACGAACGGTAGAAGTAAATTGA
- a CDS encoding immunity 17 family protein — translation MQLSEYFILVLFIVLGVFSIIASVLNLDWYFQTDGARIFVKRFGRNGARIFYVLLGIALIACGVVGFIYW, via the coding sequence ATGCAGCTGTCTGAATATTTCATCTTGGTTTTGTTTATAGTGTTGGGTGTTTTCTCCATCATAGCTTCGGTATTGAATTTGGATTGGTATTTCCAGACCGACGGAGCCAGGATATTTGTCAAACGGTTTGGTCGCAACGGCGCACGCATCTTTTATGTCCTTTTGGGAATCGCTTTGATAGCGTGCGGCGTTGTCGGCTTTATTTACTGGTGA
- a CDS encoding alpha/beta hydrolase family protein has protein sequence MKPIGLFLLLVCIFGMKVQAQSFQPEEHATFQTNRTDGRYVSSRAVAHQLMKELEPAFSFRPSMQAADFKTWQKHVRLQMERLMKHPQLQNLPDPVCIRTEQRDGYRLEKWEAYPLPACVVPFLVLIPDNLDEKHPSPAVLCIPGWGGTKEELAGEPQLYAPDKPTQESKNSMAYQYVKAGLIAVAVDNPGSGELADLETEAKSYAYDFQTFARSLLELGWNYLGYSSYTNQHILNWMKHHPLMRKDRLIVSGFSFGTEPLMALGNMDESIYAFVYNDFLCRTRERDLVLTMPDEKGRRGWPNDISHLIPAFLCNFDFPDLVAALAPRPVICTEGGLDRDLNLVKRAYELAGHPENFTFYHYKDLQDSTKRKNLMTLPEGLDGETYFKLVNVQPENHYFKSEYIIPWIKELLEKDHQ, from the coding sequence ATGAAACCTATCGGGTTATTTCTTTTACTGGTCTGTATTTTCGGTATGAAGGTACAGGCTCAGTCGTTTCAACCGGAAGAACATGCTACTTTTCAGACGAATCGGACCGACGGACGTTACGTTAGTTCGAGGGCCGTTGCCCATCAGCTGATGAAAGAACTCGAACCGGCTTTCAGTTTCCGGCCTTCGATGCAGGCAGCCGATTTTAAGACCTGGCAGAAACATGTCCGCCTGCAGATGGAACGATTAATGAAGCATCCACAATTACAGAACTTACCCGATCCTGTTTGTATTCGTACTGAACAACGGGATGGTTACCGGTTAGAAAAATGGGAAGCTTATCCATTGCCGGCTTGTGTTGTGCCGTTCTTAGTTCTGATACCGGATAATCTGGACGAAAAACATCCGTCTCCGGCTGTTCTTTGTATTCCCGGTTGGGGTGGAACCAAAGAAGAACTGGCTGGCGAACCACAGCTGTACGCGCCTGATAAACCGACCCAAGAAAGTAAGAACTCCATGGCTTATCAGTATGTCAAGGCAGGACTAATTGCTGTTGCCGTAGATAACCCGGGAAGTGGAGAGCTAGCAGATCTGGAAACAGAAGCGAAATCGTATGCATACGACTTCCAAACATTTGCCCGTTCGTTACTGGAATTAGGATGGAATTACTTGGGATATTCGTCTTATACCAACCAACATATCCTGAATTGGATGAAACATCATCCTCTCATGCGGAAGGATCGTTTGATCGTCAGTGGCTTTTCTTTCGGAACAGAACCGTTGATGGCGTTGGGAAATATGGATGAATCCATTTACGCCTTCGTCTATAACGACTTTCTTTGTCGTACCCGCGAACGGGATCTGGTATTGACGATGCCCGACGAGAAAGGACGACGTGGCTGGCCCAATGATATATCTCACCTGATTCCTGCCTTCCTCTGCAACTTTGACTTTCCGGATCTGGTAGCAGCCCTGGCACCTCGTCCGGTGATTTGTACCGAAGGCGGATTGGATCGAGATTTAAACCTGGTCAAACGGGCATACGAACTGGCCGGACATCCGGAGAACTTTACCTTTTATCATTATAAGGACTTACAAGACTCTACAAAGAGAAAGAATCTGATGACTTTACCCGAAGGTTTGGATGGAGAGACTTATTTTAAGCTGGTCAACGTACAGCCGGAAAATCATTATTTCAAGTCGGAATACATTATTCCCTGGATCAAAGAACTACTGGAGAAGGATCACCAGTAA